A single region of the Vicia villosa cultivar HV-30 ecotype Madison, WI linkage group LG4, Vvil1.0, whole genome shotgun sequence genome encodes:
- the LOC131595001 gene encoding protein STRICTOSIDINE SYNTHASE-LIKE 4-like isoform X2, with amino-acid sequence MNSSYLRCHHVQVFYFSPIDPLLFEPTPSVSSSKNNQLQNLIKLGEGFLKQPEDVCVDKEGIIYTATRDGWIKRLVLRNGKWENWKHIDSSSLLGITTSKDGGLIVCDATMGLLKVTEEDGFSVILSQVNGSQLLFADDVIEASDGSIYFSVASTKFGLHSWHLDVLEARPHGKLLKYNPMLNETVVVLDDLAFANGVALSKDEDYVVVCESWKFRCVRHWLKGINKGKTDIFIENLPGGPDNINLAPDGSFWIALVQLLASERLGFVYTSKVSKHLVASFPRLFNLINGATKSAMVVNVGAEGNIIRKFGDNEGKVVSFLTSAVEFEDHLYLGSLNTDFVGKFPLLSSAN; translated from the exons ATGAACTCGTCGTATCTTCGGTGTCATCACG TTCAAGTCTTCTACTTCTCCCCCATAGATCCACTTTTGTTTGAACCAACACCTTCTGTATCTTCATCCAAAAACAACCAATTACAG AATTTGATTAAACTTGGAGAAGGATTTTTGAAGCAACCAGAAGATGTTTGTGTGGATAAAGAAGGCATCATCTATACAGCTACACGAGACGGTTGGATCAAGAGATTGGTGCTTAGGAATGGAAAGTGGGAGAACTGGAAGCATATAGATAGTTCTTCTTTGCTTGGAATCACAACATCAAAAGATGGTGGTCTCATTGTCTGTGATGCTACCATG GGTTTGCTGAAGGTTACAGAAGAAGATGGTTTCAGTGTTATCCTTTCACAAGTTAATGGTTCTCAATTACT GTTTGCAGATGATGTAATAGAGGCATCAGATGGAAGTATATATTTCAGTGTTGCCAGTACAAAATTTGGTTTGCACAGTTGGCATCTTGATGTGCTTGAGGCAAGACCTCATGGAAAACTTTTGAAGTACAATCCTATGTTAAATGAGACAGTTGTTGTTCTTGATGACTTGGCTTTTGCAAATGGTGTTGCACTTTCCAAGGATGAAGATTATGTTGTGGTTTGCGAAAGTTGGAA ATTTAGGTGTGTGAGGCATTGGCTAAAAGGAATTAACAAAGGCAAAACTGATATCTTCATTGAAAACCTCCCTGGTGGACCTGACAATATCAATCTTGCTCCTGATGGTTCATTTTGGATCGCTTTGGTTCAG CTGCTTGCTTCTGAAAGACTTGGGTTTGTGTACACTTCTAAGGTGTCCAAGCACTTGGTAGCTTCGTTTCCAAGGCTATTTAATCTGATCAATGGAGCAACCAAGTCAGCAATGGTGGTAAATGTTGGAGCTGAAGGCAATATTATCAGAAAATTTGGTGATAATGAAGGGAAGGTGGTTAGTTTTTTAACTTCAGCTGTGGAGTTTGAGGATCATCTTTACCTAGGTAGTCTTAATACCGACTTTGTTGGGAAATTCCCACTACTGTCAAGTGCAAACTAG
- the LOC131595001 gene encoding protein STRICTOSIDINE SYNTHASE-LIKE 4-like isoform X3: MISTLTLQVFYFSPIDPLLFEPTPSVSSSKNNQLQNLIKLGEGFLKQPEDVCVDKEGIIYTATRDGWIKRLVLRNGKWENWKHIDSSSLLGITTSKDGGLIVCDATMGLLKVTEEDGFSVILSQVNGSQLLFADDVIEASDGSIYFSVASTKFGLHSWHLDVLEARPHGKLLKYNPMLNETVVVLDDLAFANGVALSKDEDYVVVCESWKFRCVRHWLKGINKGKTDIFIENLPGGPDNINLAPDGSFWIALVQLLASERLGFVYTSKVSKHLVASFPRLFNLINGATKSAMVVNVGAEGNIIRKFGDNEGKVVSFLTSAVEFEDHLYLGSLNTDFVGKFPLLSSAN, translated from the exons ATGATTAGCACTCTAACGC TTCAAGTCTTCTACTTCTCCCCCATAGATCCACTTTTGTTTGAACCAACACCTTCTGTATCTTCATCCAAAAACAACCAATTACAG AATTTGATTAAACTTGGAGAAGGATTTTTGAAGCAACCAGAAGATGTTTGTGTGGATAAAGAAGGCATCATCTATACAGCTACACGAGACGGTTGGATCAAGAGATTGGTGCTTAGGAATGGAAAGTGGGAGAACTGGAAGCATATAGATAGTTCTTCTTTGCTTGGAATCACAACATCAAAAGATGGTGGTCTCATTGTCTGTGATGCTACCATG GGTTTGCTGAAGGTTACAGAAGAAGATGGTTTCAGTGTTATCCTTTCACAAGTTAATGGTTCTCAATTACT GTTTGCAGATGATGTAATAGAGGCATCAGATGGAAGTATATATTTCAGTGTTGCCAGTACAAAATTTGGTTTGCACAGTTGGCATCTTGATGTGCTTGAGGCAAGACCTCATGGAAAACTTTTGAAGTACAATCCTATGTTAAATGAGACAGTTGTTGTTCTTGATGACTTGGCTTTTGCAAATGGTGTTGCACTTTCCAAGGATGAAGATTATGTTGTGGTTTGCGAAAGTTGGAA ATTTAGGTGTGTGAGGCATTGGCTAAAAGGAATTAACAAAGGCAAAACTGATATCTTCATTGAAAACCTCCCTGGTGGACCTGACAATATCAATCTTGCTCCTGATGGTTCATTTTGGATCGCTTTGGTTCAG CTGCTTGCTTCTGAAAGACTTGGGTTTGTGTACACTTCTAAGGTGTCCAAGCACTTGGTAGCTTCGTTTCCAAGGCTATTTAATCTGATCAATGGAGCAACCAAGTCAGCAATGGTGGTAAATGTTGGAGCTGAAGGCAATATTATCAGAAAATTTGGTGATAATGAAGGGAAGGTGGTTAGTTTTTTAACTTCAGCTGTGGAGTTTGAGGATCATCTTTACCTAGGTAGTCTTAATACCGACTTTGTTGGGAAATTCCCACTACTGTCAAGTGCAAACTAG
- the LOC131595001 gene encoding protein STRICTOSIDINE SYNTHASE-LIKE 4-like isoform X1 → MASNTNNHPLPTRNNCVTLTSTLVLTSLLALTVQVFYFSPIDPLLFEPTPSVSSSKNNQLQNLIKLGEGFLKQPEDVCVDKEGIIYTATRDGWIKRLVLRNGKWENWKHIDSSSLLGITTSKDGGLIVCDATMGLLKVTEEDGFSVILSQVNGSQLLFADDVIEASDGSIYFSVASTKFGLHSWHLDVLEARPHGKLLKYNPMLNETVVVLDDLAFANGVALSKDEDYVVVCESWKFRCVRHWLKGINKGKTDIFIENLPGGPDNINLAPDGSFWIALVQLLASERLGFVYTSKVSKHLVASFPRLFNLINGATKSAMVVNVGAEGNIIRKFGDNEGKVVSFLTSAVEFEDHLYLGSLNTDFVGKFPLLSSAN, encoded by the exons ATGGCTTCTAATACGAATAATCATCCTCTCCCCACGAGAAACAATTGTGTAACACTTACATCAACCTTGGTTCTAACATCTTTGCTTGCTCTCACAGTTCAAGTCTTCTACTTCTCCCCCATAGATCCACTTTTGTTTGAACCAACACCTTCTGTATCTTCATCCAAAAACAACCAATTACAG AATTTGATTAAACTTGGAGAAGGATTTTTGAAGCAACCAGAAGATGTTTGTGTGGATAAAGAAGGCATCATCTATACAGCTACACGAGACGGTTGGATCAAGAGATTGGTGCTTAGGAATGGAAAGTGGGAGAACTGGAAGCATATAGATAGTTCTTCTTTGCTTGGAATCACAACATCAAAAGATGGTGGTCTCATTGTCTGTGATGCTACCATG GGTTTGCTGAAGGTTACAGAAGAAGATGGTTTCAGTGTTATCCTTTCACAAGTTAATGGTTCTCAATTACT GTTTGCAGATGATGTAATAGAGGCATCAGATGGAAGTATATATTTCAGTGTTGCCAGTACAAAATTTGGTTTGCACAGTTGGCATCTTGATGTGCTTGAGGCAAGACCTCATGGAAAACTTTTGAAGTACAATCCTATGTTAAATGAGACAGTTGTTGTTCTTGATGACTTGGCTTTTGCAAATGGTGTTGCACTTTCCAAGGATGAAGATTATGTTGTGGTTTGCGAAAGTTGGAA ATTTAGGTGTGTGAGGCATTGGCTAAAAGGAATTAACAAAGGCAAAACTGATATCTTCATTGAAAACCTCCCTGGTGGACCTGACAATATCAATCTTGCTCCTGATGGTTCATTTTGGATCGCTTTGGTTCAG CTGCTTGCTTCTGAAAGACTTGGGTTTGTGTACACTTCTAAGGTGTCCAAGCACTTGGTAGCTTCGTTTCCAAGGCTATTTAATCTGATCAATGGAGCAACCAAGTCAGCAATGGTGGTAAATGTTGGAGCTGAAGGCAATATTATCAGAAAATTTGGTGATAATGAAGGGAAGGTGGTTAGTTTTTTAACTTCAGCTGTGGAGTTTGAGGATCATCTTTACCTAGGTAGTCTTAATACCGACTTTGTTGGGAAATTCCCACTACTGTCAAGTGCAAACTAG